The window TTTAAAGAAGCGATGGAAATGATTGGTGCTCATGTGCGCCAACTTTGCCAAGTCCTGTGCCGACAAGGCCTGAGTGTAATTGTCATAAATATGCTCAATCACTTTATCGAGCTTTTTCACGGTAAAGTCGAGCTTACTGCCGTGGGTGAACAAGGTACTGGACAAGAGTTCTTGCTGACTATCCTGTTGTAATAACGTTAATAATTCCAATAACAAAATATAGCGTTTAAAGGGATTGGCCGTCTCCATCGCGATAAACACGCTATGCGCCTTGCGCGCCGTTTCCTCACTAAACAACACGCCCCGTTTGGCATGGGTCAACAGCGAATGCAAGGATGCTAACTCGCGCTGCTCATTCACAATTTGGTGCAGCCAGGCTGCGGGAATTTGCGCCACATACACGACTTCCTTCACTCGACTTTTCGAAGCGGAGCCCATCAAAACGGGCTCTTTCAAACCGACCGCAGTTGAAGTGCCGCCTTTCAAACCGTCATCCTTTGAAACCTCGTCAGTTAAAACATCAAGGTTAGCCTCGGATTGCCAGCCGTGGGGCATGTCTGGGCCGATGATCACTAAATCATAATCGCCATAGCGGGCAATATGATCGCCCACATAACGCATGCCATAACTGTTGAGGGTTAAGCAGATTTCGTACTCGGGGTGATAATGCCAGTTGAGATCCATGTGGTCCCATTCATAGCGAAAGTAACGCCAAGAGCTGTTTTCATCGGGGATCACTTTTTCACACAGAGGTTTCATCCATTAAACTCCAGTTACTCATTCCTTTACCTTAGCTTCAATCAACTCTTACAGATCAACGCCATTCACTCAAGCTAGCCGTTATTGCATCCTGTTAAATTATTCAATTACTTAGACCTTATTTTTAATGCCAGCCTTAACCTATCAGCTCGGCGAAATCGCTGTGCCTCGCGCACTATTGTCTATAGCAAGTCAGCCCTACAGTGATACTCAACTCCGCCACTCCGATACTATTCTATCCAATGTTAATTAAAGGTAATTATTTTACAAGTAAACACTTTATCAGCAGATACTAAAACACGGTTTTACCTATGCCTATCCGCAGCAGCTAACTGCAACTCGTATCTATCACCAGTATCTATCGCCAGTATTTACAAGTATCTACAGCCCGTATTAACTGCACCTGATGTAAATCAGCTAAATCAGCGCGAACAGGATTTGCATATGTGAGAAAAGTATCGACAGAGGCACCATTCGTATCACCGCCATAGCGAGCGTCAGTCCACAATGAATTTCACTTAATTCAATTGGCTAAGCACATGAAACACAAACTCATCATTCTGTTTGTCCTCTGCACTTTCTTTGTGATTTCCTTGATGACCAACAGTATGGGGCCGATTTTCCCTGCGTTAATTGACAGTTATGCTATCGGCCTGACGTTGGCGGGGTTATTTCCCTTTGCGTTTTTTATCGCCTACGGAGTGACATCGATTCCTGCGGGGATTTTGGTGGACAAATACGGTGAAAAGCGGGTGATCATCTTAGCCTTTAGCCTAGCGTTTATCGGCGCCGTTACTTTTGTGTGTCTCCCTTCTTTTAGCATCGCCATGTTTAGCCTGTTTTGTATCGGCACTGGCATGAGCTTATTGCAGGTAGCAGTGAATCCCTTACTGCGCCAAGCCGCGGGGCCTGAGCACTTTGCCTTTTTCTCCGTACTGGCCCAACTCGCCTTTGGCGGCGCCGCAACCTTAGCGCCGCTGGTGTACCAGCATTTTGTCGCCTTAGATCAAGCCAGTGCAGCATCAGCCAACTATGTGCAACAGCTATTGCCAGAGAACATGAGTTGGCTCGCCATGTACTGGTTATTTGCAGTGGTCGCACTCGCCATGGTGCTCTTTGCCAGCCTAGTGAAGATGCCCAAAGTGGATAAATTGGCAGATGAGTCGGCGGGTGCACTGGAGACCCATTTACGCCTTTTCAAAGATAAAACCGTTTTGAAATTCTTCTTCGC of the Shewanella baltica genome contains:
- a CDS encoding AraC family transcriptional regulator, whose product is MKPLCEKVIPDENSSWRYFRYEWDHMDLNWHYHPEYEICLTLNSYGMRYVGDHIARYGDYDLVIIGPDMPHGWQSEANLDVLTDEVSKDDGLKGGTSTAVGLKEPVLMGSASKSRVKEVVYVAQIPAAWLHQIVNEQRELASLHSLLTHAKRGVLFSEETARKAHSVFIAMETANPFKRYILLLELLTLLQQDSQQELLSSTLFTHGSKLDFTVKKLDKVIEHIYDNYTQALSAQDLAKLAHMSTNHFHRFFKKRTEKTLTEFINQLRIAKACKLLLSNQSPISTISDQCGFNNLSNFNRRFIQFKGVTPSRFRQRFSSKQRAI
- a CDS encoding MFS transporter yields the protein MKHKLIILFVLCTFFVISLMTNSMGPIFPALIDSYAIGLTLAGLFPFAFFIAYGVTSIPAGILVDKYGEKRVIILAFSLAFIGAVTFVCLPSFSIAMFSLFCIGTGMSLLQVAVNPLLRQAAGPEHFAFFSVLAQLAFGGAATLAPLVYQHFVALDQASAASANYVQQLLPENMSWLAMYWLFAVVALAMVLFASLVKMPKVDKLADESAGALETHLRLFKDKTVLKFFFAIAAYVALEQGLANSISVFLSQYHGLDTLSVGANVVSDFWFYMTLGCLLGLLLLKLIDSQILLLSFSLSSLVCFLVAIWGPSQLALICFPLVGFFISIMWSVIFSLALNSRAQDHGSFAGILCTGIIGGAFISPIIGVISELSGELRFGMLVLLIPMAYIGYVALTARPLIKNTTLFSTKAASKDDGSKQMATTNTRGNKLL